A stretch of the Aphis gossypii isolate Hap1 chromosome 2, ASM2018417v2, whole genome shotgun sequence genome encodes the following:
- the LOC114130634 gene encoding elongator complex protein 4 isoform X1, whose protein sequence is MSLNLQSHTISQRKSLKLKGTKTSVTKNQILISSGIVSLDAVLDGGIPIGTVALVEEENYGRNADLITKHFIAEGVVSDHSILIADVERKPEATANDLPKPIQEDSFQQTDIVAEDFKIAWRYSQNPIYDSKPYHTSISFGHTFDMSAKIPVNELQNIRYWPTDKSQGTSYSELLEHINTIITKGGFSTKIPVEKRNVLRITISNLFSPIWDSNDMNVVTFLYKLRILVRSSYATCLITTQAHVIDDVTKCRIEHFVDSVLIFKPMELSSCADYNGKLIIGKLASFNTFLYEPLSVDWATKLTRKKLCIEKLHLPPCLNTEDNNENIHTKQLSCASTTSVLSF, encoded by the exons ATGTCGTTAAACTTGCAGTCACACACTATTAGCCAAagaaaaagtttaaagttaaaaggTACTAAAACGTCAGttacaaaaaatcaaattttaatttcttctgGTATAGTATCGCTGGATGCAGTTTTGG ATGGAGGTATTCCAATAGGAACTGTGGCTCTTGTGG aAGAAGAAAATTATGGCCGAAATGCAGATTtgattacaaaacattttatagctGAAGGAGTTGTGAGTGATCattctattttaattgctGATGTCGAAAGGAAACCTGAAGcaact GCAAATGACTTACCAAAACCAATTCAAGAAGATAGTTTTCAACAAACCGATATTGTTGCTGAGGATTTTAAAATAGCTTGGCGCTATAGTCAAAATCCAATATACGACTCTAAACCATATCACACATCCATATCTTTTGGACATACATTTGATATGTCAGCTAAAATTCCTGTTaatgaattacaaaatattagatattggCCAACCGATAAATCACAag GTACTAGTTACTCTGAGCTATTAGAACacataaacacaataataacgaAAGGCGGTTTTAGTACAAAAATTCCTGttgaaaaaagaaatgtattaaGAATAACAATTAGTAATTTGTTTTCACCAATTTGGGATTCTAATGATATGAAtgttgttacatttttatacaagcTTCGAATTCTTGTGCGTTCTTCATATGCTACTTGTCTTATAACAACTCAAGCTCATGTCATTGATGAt gTGACTAAATGTCGGATTGAACATTTTGTGGAttcagtattaatttttaaaccaatGGAATTAAGTTCATGTGCGGATTATAATGGAAAGCTTATCATTGGTAAATTAGCATCATTTAACACGTTTTTATACGAACCTCTATCTGTAGATTGGGCTACAAAACtcacaagaaaaaaattatgcattgag aaattacaTCTTCCACCATGCTTAAACACCGAggataataatgaaaacattcACACTAAGCAATTGTCATGCGCTTCAACAACTTCtgtattaagtttttag
- the LOC114130634 gene encoding thymidylate synthase isoform X2, with translation MNYKILDIGQPINHKSDTVIEEVLTNDDEQQYLDHIKNILEKGHKKMDRTRVGTLSLFGAQMRYNLKDGIFPLLTTKRVFWRGVVEELLWFIKGSTNSKELSEKDVKVWDANSTRSYLDSIGLTNREEGDLGPVYGFQWRHYGGEYVDAHTDYSGKGIDQLQNVIDTIKTNPGDRRMLMIAWNPCDVPKMALPPCHCLVQFFVADGYLSCQMYQRSADMGLGVPFNIASYSLLTYMIAHVTGLKPGEFIHTLGDSHIYLNHIDALKMQLQRKPRKFPLLTINREVKSIDDFKFSDFTLSGYNPYPKISMDMAV, from the exons atgaattacaaaatattagatattggCCAACCGATAAATCACAag AGCGACACAGTTATTGAAGAGGTTTTGACCAACGATGACGAACAACAGTACTTggatcatataaaaaatatattagaaaaaggACACAAAAAAATGGACCGAACTAGAGTCGGCACACTTTCGTTGTTTGGAGCTCAAATGcgttacaatttaaaagatg gtatttttccATTATTGACAACAAAAAGGGTGTTTTGGCGTGGTGTCGTTGAagaattattatggtttattaaaGGCTCAACAAATTCTAAAGAACTATCTGAAAAAGATGTAAAAGTTTGGGATGCTAACAGCACACGTTCATATTTAGACTCGATTGGACTTACGAATCGCGAAGAAG GCGATTTGGGACCAGTTTATGGATTTCAATGGCGACATTATGGCGGGGAGTATGTGGACGCGCATACAGATTACTCAGGAAAAGGTATTGATCAGcttcaaaatgttattgataCAATTAAAACCAATCCTGGCGATAGACGAATGCTTATGATCGCTTGGAATCCATGTGATGTACCTAAAATGGCCTTACCGCCGTGTCATTGTCtggtacaattttttgttgCTGATGGATATCTGTCGTGTCAAATGTACCAACGATCAGCTGACATGGGTTTAGGAGTACCCTTTAATATTGCCAGTTACTCGTTACTTACATACATGATAGCCCATGTCACTGGATTAAAA cctGGTGAATTCATTCATACATTGGGTGATAGTCATATTTATCTGAATCATATTGATGCACTCAAAATGCAACTTCAAAGAAAACCCAGAAAGTTTCCTTTACTAACTATCAATAGAGAAGTCAAAAGTATTGATGATTTCAAATTTAGTGACTTTACGCTTAGTGGTTATAATCCATACCCAAAAATATCCATGGATATGGCCGTATGA
- the LOC114130634 gene encoding thymidylate synthase isoform X3 produces the protein MSDTVIEEVLTNDDEQQYLDHIKNILEKGHKKMDRTRVGTLSLFGAQMRYNLKDGIFPLLTTKRVFWRGVVEELLWFIKGSTNSKELSEKDVKVWDANSTRSYLDSIGLTNREEGDLGPVYGFQWRHYGGEYVDAHTDYSGKGIDQLQNVIDTIKTNPGDRRMLMIAWNPCDVPKMALPPCHCLVQFFVADGYLSCQMYQRSADMGLGVPFNIASYSLLTYMIAHVTGLKPGEFIHTLGDSHIYLNHIDALKMQLQRKPRKFPLLTINREVKSIDDFKFSDFTLSGYNPYPKISMDMAV, from the exons atg AGCGACACAGTTATTGAAGAGGTTTTGACCAACGATGACGAACAACAGTACTTggatcatataaaaaatatattagaaaaaggACACAAAAAAATGGACCGAACTAGAGTCGGCACACTTTCGTTGTTTGGAGCTCAAATGcgttacaatttaaaagatg gtatttttccATTATTGACAACAAAAAGGGTGTTTTGGCGTGGTGTCGTTGAagaattattatggtttattaaaGGCTCAACAAATTCTAAAGAACTATCTGAAAAAGATGTAAAAGTTTGGGATGCTAACAGCACACGTTCATATTTAGACTCGATTGGACTTACGAATCGCGAAGAAG GCGATTTGGGACCAGTTTATGGATTTCAATGGCGACATTATGGCGGGGAGTATGTGGACGCGCATACAGATTACTCAGGAAAAGGTATTGATCAGcttcaaaatgttattgataCAATTAAAACCAATCCTGGCGATAGACGAATGCTTATGATCGCTTGGAATCCATGTGATGTACCTAAAATGGCCTTACCGCCGTGTCATTGTCtggtacaattttttgttgCTGATGGATATCTGTCGTGTCAAATGTACCAACGATCAGCTGACATGGGTTTAGGAGTACCCTTTAATATTGCCAGTTACTCGTTACTTACATACATGATAGCCCATGTCACTGGATTAAAA cctGGTGAATTCATTCATACATTGGGTGATAGTCATATTTATCTGAATCATATTGATGCACTCAAAATGCAACTTCAAAGAAAACCCAGAAAGTTTCCTTTACTAACTATCAATAGAGAAGTCAAAAGTATTGATGATTTCAAATTTAGTGACTTTACGCTTAGTGGTTATAATCCATACCCAAAAATATCCATGGATATGGCCGTATGA
- the LOC114130634 gene encoding thymidylate synthase isoform X4: MDRTRVGTLSLFGAQMRYNLKDGIFPLLTTKRVFWRGVVEELLWFIKGSTNSKELSEKDVKVWDANSTRSYLDSIGLTNREEGDLGPVYGFQWRHYGGEYVDAHTDYSGKGIDQLQNVIDTIKTNPGDRRMLMIAWNPCDVPKMALPPCHCLVQFFVADGYLSCQMYQRSADMGLGVPFNIASYSLLTYMIAHVTGLKPGEFIHTLGDSHIYLNHIDALKMQLQRKPRKFPLLTINREVKSIDDFKFSDFTLSGYNPYPKISMDMAV, encoded by the exons ATGGACCGAACTAGAGTCGGCACACTTTCGTTGTTTGGAGCTCAAATGcgttacaatttaaaagatg gtatttttccATTATTGACAACAAAAAGGGTGTTTTGGCGTGGTGTCGTTGAagaattattatggtttattaaaGGCTCAACAAATTCTAAAGAACTATCTGAAAAAGATGTAAAAGTTTGGGATGCTAACAGCACACGTTCATATTTAGACTCGATTGGACTTACGAATCGCGAAGAAG GCGATTTGGGACCAGTTTATGGATTTCAATGGCGACATTATGGCGGGGAGTATGTGGACGCGCATACAGATTACTCAGGAAAAGGTATTGATCAGcttcaaaatgttattgataCAATTAAAACCAATCCTGGCGATAGACGAATGCTTATGATCGCTTGGAATCCATGTGATGTACCTAAAATGGCCTTACCGCCGTGTCATTGTCtggtacaattttttgttgCTGATGGATATCTGTCGTGTCAAATGTACCAACGATCAGCTGACATGGGTTTAGGAGTACCCTTTAATATTGCCAGTTACTCGTTACTTACATACATGATAGCCCATGTCACTGGATTAAAA cctGGTGAATTCATTCATACATTGGGTGATAGTCATATTTATCTGAATCATATTGATGCACTCAAAATGCAACTTCAAAGAAAACCCAGAAAGTTTCCTTTACTAACTATCAATAGAGAAGTCAAAAGTATTGATGATTTCAAATTTAGTGACTTTACGCTTAGTGGTTATAATCCATACCCAAAAATATCCATGGATATGGCCGTATGA